The nucleotide window CAAACAGACACAATCTTTTCAGTGAGGGGATGCCTTCTATGCCATCTAGTATGTTTTCATTACAATCCGAGAGTCGCAGTTCACGGAGGGAAGTTAGACTGTTCATGTTATGTGGAAAAACAATTTGTTTACAGAAAAGGATTTTAAGAGTCTCGAGACAAGTTAGGTGTTTGATACCCTCAGACAGGGATTTGAATTTATTGCAGCTAGAAACATACAAATTTCGAAGAGAACTCAAACCTTGCAACAAGTGCTCTGAAAATGACTCCAATTCATCACATAAATCAATTCTAAGAAATTCTAATGCACTAAGAGTACTGAGTTCAACAGGTAATTCCTTGAGTTCTTTAAAGCCTGATATCCAAAGTGACTTAAGATTGTTACCAGCAATTCCCCGTGAAGCTACATCTTCATTGCaattgttgtaaaaaatggACTTCAATAATTCTTCATTTCCTCGACTAGCATAAAGTGACTCCATAGATGGAAGGGACTGCAATGCAAGTTTAGGGACATCTGTTATAGCTAACTTCAAAAGCTGTTGTAGCATCTCTACTCCTTCGACTTTCAACACCCTCTCTAAATTTGGTAAGTCAGCCAAAGTAAATTTTTTCAGTGACGTAAAAGCCTTCTCAGTCGTAGGTTCATACAAACTATCATCAATGTACTTTAAATCTCTCATTCTAGATACAGAAAGGAAAGTTAAGCATGGTAATTTACCAAATGGAGGAATCTGCCTGCAGTTTTTACAGTCATAGAGAATAATACTAACTAGACCTTTTAGAATAGAAGTATTTCTCATCCAATGAGGAAAATGTGCTCCCATATAACCCTGCAACCCAAAACTCTTTAGACCTGAATGAGGCTCAAGAGTTTCTATTACTTGCTCAGCATGAATACTACTAACTTGTGAATTAGTATAATCACCCCATGACAAATATAAGCGATTTAAGTCCTTCTTGCCAATCAAATTAGCTTTTCTTGCATCCTCTTCAATCGACACTTTCTGAAGGCCTTTAATGTGTAGCTTTCCTCCTAATTGTAAGTTGTGTAGCTCTGCTAAACCAAACCCAGTTTTTGAACCAACAATGAAAATGGTCAATGTTTTCAGACAAGTTAACTCCCCAATTTTAAAAGGAGTTGATTTCAATGAACTGCAATTTTTAATCATGAGATGTCGAAGGTCCTTCAATTTTGTAAATTGTTTGGGAAAATCAGATAGATGATGACATTTTTCAAGTTTTAGTGTTTGCAATTTCTGTAGTCTGCAAACAGAACCAGGCAAGGTAATGAAGTCACAAGATGAAAGTTCCAAGTACCTCAAATGCATTAAATTTGATGATGAGAGTCGATGAGACTTTGTATGTAAAGCTCGAAGCGAAGTGGTTGATAGAAACACATCTAGATTCTTTGAGGGTGGTTTATACTCAAGAAAGGTTCGCAAGGAATCAAATTTTTGGAAGGGAATCATGTAGTcatatctgaattttttatcaAAGAGACTTATATGGTGAACTCTAATTGACAAATTTGTTAAAtttgaagcatctgaagaaataCATTCATCTCCCATAATAGACACTGCTAAATCATGGACAAAATCATGCATTTTGAAAGTAATGTTACCTACAAAATCtgatttaacttcttcaaataATGACCTTTGGTATAATTCATTCCATACCTCATTACCAACATGCTCCATCTGTAAGTTTCCTCTAGATGTAACAAGTCCATTAGCCATCCAAAGTTGAATGAGATTTTCCTTCACCATTTCATAATCTTTGGGAAAAACAGCACAGAAAGTAAAACATGGCCTCAATGACAATTTCAAGTTAAAATAGCTTAGTCTCAAAGCAGACATGATAGGATCAACCTCAGGTAAACTCCAAAACTCACTTTCTAGTACAGAAATCCATTGATGTTCGTCACTTGTAAAGCACAAACTGCTTCCTAATACTTTAGCAGCAAGAGGTGAACCCACACATTTTCTCACTAACTTTTTGCCTATTGCCACAAGCTCTGCACGCTCTTCTCTATTTGCTACAAAAGCTTGTTGTTTGAACAAAGACCAGATGTCATCATCAGATAAGCTTGCTAAATGATGAGCATCAGAAGTTCCCATGATGGATGCAACAATGTCAAGTCTGGTAGTGACCAAAATTGATGCACCTTTCTTTCCATGTTGCAACGAAGACTTGAACTTATTCCATTTCTCTTGGTCTTCACTCCACACATCATCAAGAACAAGCAAATACCTTTTGTTTTGCAAAATTTCTTGAACCTTTTTTCGCATTGACTCTAAAGAGGAGAGATTTGGATTTTTTCCAATGGTGTCTTCTATGATGGACTCTAAAACCTTCATCATACTGAAATCATCAGAAACACACACCCATATTTTCAAGTCAAAATGTGTCTTTACACTTTCATCATTGAAGACCATTTGAGCAAGTGTTGTTTTTCCATATCCACCGTGGCCAACAATGGAATAGACAGAGAGTTCTTCACTCTCACTGGCGTGCCTTAGCAGAAACTCTACAATCTGTTCTTTATCTTTGTCTCTTCCATATACTTTCGGTTCGGTGACAGCAGAAGTAGTTTGGCGCCATTCATCATCTCGTCGTTGGCGCTCCTCCGTGACTGCAAATTGTTGTAATCCGAACTTCATCCTTTCTTCAGCAATATCATCGATCTTTTTAGCAACCTCCTTCATCCTCTTTCCAATGTTGCGACGAGCCAAAATCTTCATAGGATGGAAACGAGTGATCCGCTTGTTGTCGCCATGTGCTCTTAAGGTTATTGAACATTCATCCAATATATCATCAATCACATAAGCAGCATCAATCAGTTGCTGTAGCCACTCTTTGACAGCATCGTTTGTTATTTGCTTCTTTTCTGCATCTTTTAGGACAGCACGGATTAAAGTGAGCTTTCTAGATAGGCTTTGGGTCAATTCTCCAACACCCAAATAGGTAGCAAACTCCTCTTGTACAAATGATCCGAGGTTTTGAATCAAGATTCCAAGTAAAGCATCAGCCATTTTCAGATGTGAGAACAGAAATGAATCAAAGTTGTTTGGATTGGAGATGATTTTGCTCTAGGAAGATGAAATATGAGTTGTTATTTGTTTTCAAAGATTATATATTAAATCAGTGGATGTAGTTCTTCTCCAAATTGGCTgctatagaaaaataaataattagtgAATGACAGTAGGAAAAAACAAGTTGTGAAGGCACATGGccatgaaaaggaaaaaaacaaaattggaaaACTTATCATATGAAACAACATCATGACCGTTCATTTGTTCTTGTGTGGCCTAGATTTCGTCAAAGAGAATCCAATACCAAATAATTGTAatactaattattatttaatatttcaagTTGGCAGTGTACCTGAAGTGCAAGTGGATCAAGTATGGTGGGATGGTATCAAGTTGGCAAGTGTATAATTTAGCTGTTTGGTGTTATCTCAAAATAATAGGTATCCTTTCTTGGCGTCTTTCTTTAATACTCTAGACAGAACCTCAACTTTTAAGGACTATTCGTCTTAATGttagttttattataataacCCGTTAAACTTCTATGCATTGTGCTTATATTACTTGGGCATGCAATACtcaactaaaaatacatatgatAAAATAACCAATACCAATCAGAAGTTGGTGCATCTAAACGAAGATTGCAAAAACTGTTAAGAAGTTGGTGCGATAGAAACAATATTTGTCTAGTTTCAAGCCCTCGTAAAAAACCATACATCAATACGCAGAATTTCACACCTCTATTTTCACAATTATTTTCATACGTCTCTGTAATCTTAATCAATGTCTTTACCAATTAtaataagtttacatgaacaatCCAGTAGGCTTTGAGAAAAATGGAATATTAAACAAGgtttttaaactttaaaaatccCTAGGACTTAGTTTGATGGATTCACTAAGGCTAGTAAATATCTCTTGTAGTAAATTGGACCTTCACCTCTTTCTTGTTTCAATGATATTCACTTATGGCAAAATGTTCAATCATTTATAGCTACCTCGTTATCCTTATTAGACACCAGAACAGAATCACTCTGGGATTTTACACCTCTGAGTATTTCCACAAACATGTCTGAATCAATTGTTGTATTGTCGCGAACAGAAACCAACCACTGAAGGATTCTTCTGGGTTCAGTATCACAGTAGAATAGAATGACAATCTGGTGCTACTAGATACACACAAAAAGGTTGTTTGAttcacatatttttctttctcagaTGTAACATCCAACATCCTAGTGATACAGCAATTCAAACATCCTCGCGATCCATATAACGTACTCtctaaaaatgtgtttttataaCGAATCATTGACAACAAACCTGCTTCCGTACGCGTGGGGAAAATATCTTTGGTAGTGGAAATTGATAAATTCATTAATAACAACAATTTTATCAAGGAAACTCAAAAGAAAGTTGTATCAAACAGAAAATTGAATACAAACATTTACACTGCTGtagaattaaaatatttcatagaaAACAGACACAGTTTCACTAAGTTTCGAGAGCTTGGTTCTCTCCCAATCAAATAACCactcatattttatattttctaagATCCCATTTAATAGACACCTCTTAtgaaatagtattttattcttatgatattaaacttgaatttataaatgtatcatatcatataatatcaCATGTATGTAGGACACGCTCTCAATAGATAGTTGAACCATACATCAATTTGGTCAAACGTTTTCCACTAAAAAGATACAAATAAATACAGAAAATCTTTCAATCAGAGCGATACACGTCTATATCTTCAATCATGCTGTCAAAATCTCTCTGGACATTGTATTTTATAAGAACTTCCATAAATTGCCCCCATGATGGCAGTTTATCCTTTGCACACATTGTTCAATATAAGTCTAAAATGACATTGATATAGTaagaaaaaagcaaaaggaATAAAATTAAGAGACTCATTTAATTCAATTACCACtacttgttgtttttgttggttcTGCATCAGATTGCAATTGGCAATTCAATTGAAATTGAGGAATGTGAGCTATCTTATGCCAATCTTCACCTTTTCCTTTCTGGTACTGATTTTAACTTTGGAAAGTTATAGATGTCTAATACTTGAAGAGAAGTCATGGCACCCAAACAGTCTGGCAAGGATGTCAGTGAAGGAAAACCGAACAGAGACAAACTGCGCAGTGAGGGGATGCCTTCTATGCCATCTAGTATGTTCTCATTACAATCCCAGAGTAGCAGTCGGCGAAGGGAAGTTAGACTGTTCATGTTATGTGGAAAAACAAACTGTGGACAGTAACTGATATGAAGTGTCTCAAGACAAGTTAGGTGTCTCATACCCTCAGACAGGGATTTAAATCTAGGGCACCAAAAAAGAGTCAAAGTTCGAAGAGAACTCAAACCTTGCAACAAGTGTTCAGATAATGACTCCATTTTAACACAAGCTTCAATTGTAAGAGATTCTAAAGCACCAAGTCTACTGAGTTCAACAGGTAATTCTTTGAGTTTGGCACATTTTGATATAGAAAGTGACTTAAGATTGTTACCAGAAATTCCTTGTGAAGAGGAAGCTACATCTTCACTGCAATTGTTGTAACAAAAGGACTTCAATAATTCTTCACTTCCTCCACTAACAAAAAGTGACTCAACAGATGGAAGGGACTGCAACACAAGTTTGGCAACATTTGTTATATCTAACTTCACTTCCTCCTTCGACTTCCAACACCTTCTCTAAATTTGGTAAGTCCCACAAAACCAACTTTTTTAATGACGTAAAAGCCTTCTCAgtcgcaggttcatagaagtcATCATCAATGTACTTTATATCTCTCATTCCAGATACATAAAGATTAGTTAAATATGGTAATTTACCAAATGGAGGAAGTTGCCTGCAGTTTTTACAGTCATAGAGAATAATATGAACTAAACCATTTAGAATAGAAGTATTTCTCATCCAAGGAGGAAATTGTGTTCCCATATAACACTGCACCCCAAAACTCTTAAGACCTGAATGAGGTTCAAGAGCTTCTAGTACTCGCTCAGCATCAAGACCACCAACTTGTGAATTAGGATAATCACCCCAAGACAAATATAAGCGATTTAAGTCCTTCTTGCCAATCAAATTAGCTTGTTTTGCATCCTCTTCATTCGACACTTTCTGAAGGCCTTTGATGTGTAGCTTGCCTCCTAATTGTAAGTTGTGTAGCTCTACTAAACCAAACCCAGTTTTTGAACCAACAATGAAAGTGGTCAATGTTTTCAGACAAGTTAACTCCCCAATTCTGAAAGGAGTAGATGTCAATCTCCGGCAAGCAATAATAACAAGATGTCTAAGGTCATGCAATTGTGTCAATTGTTTCGGAAAACTAGAAAGAATATCACAACCTTCAAGTTTAAGTGTTTGCAATTTCTGCAGTCTACAAACAGACGCGGGCAAGGTTCTTATATCACTCATGTAAAGTTCCAAGTACCGCAAATGCATTAAATTCTTTAATGCAGAGAGATGACAAAAACTTATACGTAAAGCTCGGAGTGGAGTGACAGATGGCAACACATAGGAATTTTTGAAGGGTTCATTAAACTCAAGAAAGGTTCGCAacgattcaatttttttaaagggaatCATGTTGCAGTCGAACTTTTCTTTACTATCTAAGCAACTTATATGGTGAACTCTAATTGACAAATCAGCCAAGCTTGAAACCTTAGAAGCCACACATTCTTCTCCAATAATGGAATGAGCTAAATCATGGACTAAATCATGCATTTTGAATGTAATGTTACCTACAAAATCTGATTTGACTTCTTGAAAGAATGACCTTTGGTTTAATTCATTCCATACCTCATTACCAACATGCTCCATCTGTAAGTTTCCTCTTGATGTAACAAGTCCATTAGCCATCCAaaattgaatgatattttcCTTCACCATTTCAAAATCCTTAGGAAAAACAGTACAAAAAGTAAAACAGGGCCTCAAGGACGATTTCAAATTAAAGTAGCTTAGTCTCAAAGCAGACATTATAGGGTTATCCTCAGATAAATTCCAAACCTCACTTTCCTTTACAGAAAGCCATTGATGTTCCTCACTTTTAAAGCGCAGAAGGCTTCCCAAAACCTTGGCAGCAAGAGGTGAACCCACGCATTTTCTCACTATCTCCTTACCTATTGCTGCAAGCTCTGCGCGCTCCTCCCCATTTGGTCCAACAGCATGTTGTTTAAATAATGACCAAATGTCATCATCATATAAACCTACCAAATGGTGAGCAGGGTGAGATCACGTGATGGATGCAACAATCTCAAGTCGTGTTGTGACTAAAATAGATAAACCTTTCACCgtattgttggaacaaaatatgtttcacaatgaaccttattgagttttgatgataacaaggtattaaaaattgtcaattggttattactaattattgttcaagtgtacaggaccaaaggctagtcaagtaatttcaacaggttctggaagaacaatgaaaagcaaaaagaattccaagcatctgaagaaaaccgCTCCTGAAGTtcaaagtgcttctgaagtgatgacgtcatcagaagcagaaggtcatcagaagcaaagtttttcatcagaagctatatcatcaccagaagctacatttaatccatatattcaaactgaagatccaaagtagctgtttctcatttcaaccttatctaagaagaacgaagaattgaaagggaggtatcaacggtcatttggatagctcTGAGCAGTTGTCCTTCGTTAActgagttgacaaagtacaagtgtacaaccactacctccactactctgtttttgtccacgctacaagacaagacaacagctatgcctgcagaatatttgccttcaagatgggaatgaatttgaagctaattcttcaaaggactacacccaaatcaggcaaaggatcactggtgaatgatcaaagcatttcaaacgactctttagacgtgctgattatctcaacgtctctttcacacctctatataaaggagtgaagacttgaagataagatAGAGATatatacaagttcaaaagcgccaaaactctgtcaaaattgattctacaaagcacactgaatttctgcactgatttgatacatcttagaaattcaaagtctagagtctttattgtattgtattgagaacaccactgattgtatatcaagtgttcaagtcaaactcaattctctgtaatttttgtttgattacaagtctcttgcctgcgtgcttgagcattagaagtctcttgcttagtgcttgagcattggaagactcttgcgtgtgtgcttgagcagttttgtgaagtctcatactttgatagtattgagcatttgtaatctttgtgattatagtgaaatctccttggaagggcaagggggactggactacttccgtgttgtggaaggaaccaggataactgcttgtgtctttgtctttcttttctctgctctgttctttccgctgcatatctgattctgatcatttcatcagaagcactcacagtctgcttctgaaggtttatcagaagaagaattttaagagagaaaaagaaaacacaattcaacccccccttcttgtgtttttctcaccttcaattggtatcagagcttgctctgttatcacagcacttaaccgtgttacagttcaagatctttagaaaaacatgtctggaggagAAGAATCAACTACATCcataaaatacacaagtgtcaaacatgactatgatacggctgacaagaaaacagactctggtaaagctccaaagtttaatggagacccagaagagttttcatggtggaaaacaaatatgtatagctttatcatgggattggatgaagagctatgggatatattggaagatggagttgatgacctggatttagatgaagaaggagctgctatagacagaaaaatacatactcctgctcagaagaagctttacaagaagcatcacaaaatcagagggattattgtggcttctatacctcgcactgaatacatgaagatgagtgacaaatctactgcgaaggctatgtttgcgtcactatgtgccaactttgaaggcagcaagaaggtgaaagaggctaaagctttgatgctagttcatcagtatgaactattcagaatgaaggatgatgagagtattgaagaaatgtactcaagatttcaaactttagtttctggattgcaaatactgaagaaaagctatgttgcttctgatcatgttagtaagattttgagaagcttttcttcaagatggagacccaaagtaactgctattgaggaagctaaggatctaaacactttaagtgttgaggatcttgttagctcactcaaagtgcatgaaatgagtttaaatgagcatgaatcctctaagaagagtaaatccattgctttaccatctaaaagaaagacttcaaaatcttctaaaGCCTATAAAgctagtgaatctgaagaagaatcacctgatggagattctgatgaagatcaatctgtaaagatggctatgttgtccaacaaacttgagtatctggcaaggaagcaaaagaaatttttgagcaagagaggtggctacaagaactcaaagaaagaagatcagaaggggtgcttcaactgcaagaagcctggtcatttcattgctgattgccctgatcttcagaaggagaagtctaaaagcaaatcaaagaaatcaagcttcagctccagtaaattccgaaaacaaatcaaaaagagcttgatggcaacctgggaagatttggatagtgaatctggttctgataaagaagaagcagaagatgatacaaaagcagccatggggttagtggcaacagtatcatcagaagcagtatcagaagctgaatcagattcagaagatgaaaatgaggtatattccaaaattcctagacaagaacttgtggattctctaaaagaacttttatcacggTTTGAGCACAGAACCAATGATTTGatagatttaaaagaaaaatatgttgatttaatgaaacaacaaaagtcaactctattggagctaaaagcttctgaagaagaactaaaagggtttaacctcatatcaacaacatatgaagatagactcaaaattctttgtcagaagctacaagaaaaatgtgataaaggttcaggcaataaacatgagattgccttggatgattttattatggctggaatagacagaagcaaagttgcttctatgatctacagcacatacaagaacaatggcaaagggattggctattctgaggagaaatccaaagaatacagtctcaagagctactgtgattgtatcaaggatggattgaaatccacctttgtgcctgaaggtacaaatgctgtaactgctgttcagtcagaacctgaagcttctggttcacaggctaagatcacatcaaagccagaaaacctcaagtccaaggttatgacaaaatctgatcctaagagtcaaaggattaaaattctgaaaagatcagaacctgttcctcagagtctgattaagccagaatctaaaatcccaaagtAAAAGGATCAAAAGAATaaagcagttactgcttctgagaaaacaatacgaaaaggtgtcaaacctaaagtattgaatgatcataAGCctctcagcattcaccctaaggtacaagggagaaAAAGTAAagcctccagaactaacccaaaaggacccatgaagatatgggtacctaaatctgaattggttaaaaatgcaggtgtgcctaagggcaagagagaaacaaaggtcatggtacctagacagcggatgttcaaggcacatgactggagaaaaagctttgttccttacccttacaatgaaagatggaggagaagtgaagtttggtggcaaccagactggaaaaatcattggtacaggtactattggtaattcctccatctcaataaataatgtgtggcttgtagatggtctgaagcataacctattgagcattagtcaattttgtgacaatgggtatgatgtaatgttcagtaagaccaactgcacactggtcaacaaggatgacaaatccattacattcaagggaaagagagttgagaatgtctataaaataaacttctctgatctggctgatcagaaggtagtttgccttctgtcaatgaatgataaaaaatgggtatggcacaAAAGgctgggacatgctaattggagattaatttctaaaattagcaagttacaactggtcaaaggattgcctaacattgattatcattcagatgcactttgtggtgcatgtcagaaagggaaaattgtgaaaagcagtttcaaatctaaagacattgtatcaacctccagacccttagaattactccatattgatctt belongs to Medicago truncatula cultivar Jemalong A17 chromosome 6, MtrunA17r5.0-ANR, whole genome shotgun sequence and includes:
- the LOC25480409 gene encoding putative disease resistance protein RGA3, which translates into the protein MADALLGILIQNLGSFVQEEFATYLGVGELTQSLSRKLTLIRAVLKDAEKKQITNDAVKEWLQQLIDAAYVIDDILDECSITLRAHGDNKRITRFHPMKILARRNIGKRMKEVAKKIDDIAEERMKFGLQQFAVTEERQRRDDEWRQTTSAVTEPKVYGRDKDKEQIVEFLLRHASESEELSVYSIVGHGGYGKTTLAQMVFNDESVKTHFDLKIWVCVSDDFSMMKVLESIIEDTIGKNPNLSSLESMRKKVQEILQNKRYLLVLDDVWSEDQEKWNKFKSSLQHGKKGASILVTTRLDIVASIMGTSDAHHLASLSDDDIWSLFKQQAFVANREERAELVAIGKKLVRKCVGSPLAAKVLGSSLCFTSDEHQWISVLESEFWSLPEVDPIMSALRLSYFNLKLSLRPCFTFCAVFPKDYEMVKENLIQLWMANGLVTSRGNLQMEHVGNEVWNELYQRSLFEEVKSDFVGNITFKMHDFVHDLAVSIMGDECISSDASNLTNLSIRVHHISLFDKKFRYDYMIPFQKFDSLRTFLEYKPPSKNLDVFLSTTSLRALHTKSHRLSSSNLMHLRYLELSSCDFITLPGSVCRLQKLQTLKLEKCHHLSDFPKQFTKLKDLRHLMIKNCSSLKSTPFKIGELTCLKTLTIFIVGSKTGFGLAELHNLQLGGKLHIKGLQKVSIEEDARKANLIGKKDLNRLYLSWGDYTNSQVSSIHAEQVIETLEPHSGLKSFGLQGYMGAHFPHWMRNTSILKGLVSIILYDCKNCRQIPPFGKLPCLTFLSVSRMRDLKYIDDSLYEPTTEKAFTSLKKFTLADLPNLERVLKVEGVEMLQQLLKLAITDVPKLALQSLPSMESLYASRGNEELLKSIFYNNCNEDVASRGIAGNNLKSLWISGFKELKELPVELSTLSALEFLRIDLCDELESFSEHLLQGLSSLRNLYVSSCNKFKSLSEGIKHLTCLETLKILFCKQIVFPHNMNSLTSLRELRLSDCNENILDGIEGIPSLKRLCLFDFHSRTSLPDCLGAMTSLQVLEISPLFSSSSKLSSLPDNFQQLQNLQKLRICGCPKLEKRCKRGIGEDWHKIAHIPEVELNYKLQSDAEPTISEDKKPASTQYSDIMFDFVVKQDFDNIIEDIDV
- the LOC112418219 gene encoding disease resistance protein RGA2 is translated as MVKENIIQFWMANGLVTSRGNLQMEHVGNEVWNELNQRSFFQEVKSDFVGNITFKMHDLVHDLAHSIIGEECVASKVSSLADLSIRVHHISCLDSKEKFDCNMIPFKKIESLRTFLEFNEPFKNSYVLPSVTPLRALRISFCHLSALKNLMHLRYLELYMSDIRTLPASVCRLQKLQTLKLEGCDILSSFPKQLTQLHDLRHLVIIACRRLTSTPFRIGELTCLKTLTTFIVGSKTGFGLVELHNLQLGGKLHIKGLQKVSNEEDAKQANLIGKKDLNRLYLSWGDYPNSQVGGLDAERVLEALEPHSGLKSFGVQCYMGTQFPPWMRNTSILNGLVHIILYDCKNCRQLPPFGKLPYLTNLYVSGMRDIKYIDDDFYEPATEKAFTSLKKLSLPSVESLFVSGGSEELLKSFCYNNCSEDVASSSQGISGNNLKSLSISKCAKLKELPVELSRLGALESLTIEACVKMESLSEHLLQGLSSLRTLTLFWCPRFKSLSEGMRHLTCLETLHISYCPQFVFPHNMNSLTSLRRLLLWDCNENILDGIEGIPSLRSLSLFGFPSLTSLPDCLGAMTSLQVLDIYNFPKLKSVPERKR